The Kaistella daneshvariae genomic sequence GCTATATTATTACGCGAAAGAATCCGTAAGAAATGCCGCCAAAGACGAATTGCAAAAGCAAAGAAGTTTTTACGAAATTGAAGGTTTCCGCGAAGCGATTCAAAAATTCAAGGCTTTCAATCTTGAAGATGACAGTAATTATAATTTACAGGGCGTAATCATTGTACCTTCTCGCGCAGCTTTCGCCCGTGATGCCCATTACAACTACACTGGAATTGGTTTTAAAGATCGAAGTTTCATCTTTAATTTCCAGGTTTACAAATCAATACCAGCACCGGCTACAAGATAAATTTGATTTAAATATTAAAAAAAAGCTCCTTTTTGGGGCTTTTTTTGGGTTTTAGCTTTATTCAAAAATTTCGCGGACGACCGCCAAAGAATTCGGAATGTAGAAGTTGGTAATGTGAAACTGACAATAAATCATCAGCGAATCCAGAAAAGCTGTTTTATCTTTTTTTGCCAGTTTAACGGCATATATTTCGGGCGCTGTCAAAAATTTCAACCAAATTTCCGAAACATTTTCGTTGAAAAATGAATGGGAAATCTCTGCTTCAAAAATTCCGCTTTCGGGATTCAGATATCTTTCATTTCCTTTTAAAGGCGCAACGCCGGAAATCATTAAGTATCTAAAAATAAAGGCCAGATAAGCGTCAAAATTTTGAGCGACAAACTCATTTCTCACCTTCAGGATTTCCTGAAAAAGCGGTTCACTTTTCCCTTCTTCCCGCAAAACCTGGTGCAGAAAATCTGCGGTGAAAAATAACACCGAGCTCGCCGCCACATTCTGAAAATCATGAGTTTCCGTTCCGGCTTCCAGTTTTGATACGCGCGAAATCCGGCTTTCGGCGGCTTTTTTAGGAATTGAAAAAAACAGGTAATTAAGGGGGAATAAATAGGGTTTTTTCTTATTCTTCGCGGTGTATAGGCCTTTTACGAAAAAACTCTGGAAGCCTATTTCCTCTGTAAAGCAGTGCAAAATAGCGTCGCTGTCACCATATTTTACGTAAGACAGCAAAAATCCTTTAATGATTTGCATTAATTTACAACAGCAATTTTCGCGGTGGCAGTATCGGTTCCGTCCTCATTGGTCATTAAAACAAAATATATTCCCGATGCCACGCGTGTCCCGCGGTGATTCAGCAAATTCCATTCATAAAATCCGCCGCGCGCAACGGCTTGGTGCACGAGATTTCCTGCGGCATCGGTAATTCTGATATTTGTTTTCGCCGCCAAACCGCGAATTTTCACATTTCCTTTGTACTG encodes the following:
- the recO gene encoding DNA repair protein RecO is translated as MQIIKGFLLSYVKYGDSDAILHCFTEEIGFQSFFVKGLYTAKNKKKPYLFPLNYLFFSIPKKAAESRISRVSKLEAGTETHDFQNVAASSVLFFTADFLHQVLREEGKSEPLFQEILKVRNEFVAQNFDAYLAFIFRYLMISGVAPLKGNERYLNPESGIFEAEISHSFFNENVSEIWLKFLTAPEIYAVKLAKKDKTAFLDSLMIYCQFHITNFYIPNSLAVVREIFE